The genomic stretch CTCTTGGAGGGCCTGGCGGGCGGCCGGTTCGAGACGTTCGTAGCGCTCGATCGCACGCTGTCTGGCTGCCTCGTACTCGACGACGGGGTACGGATAGTCCGTGCCGATCTCGACGCCACACGCTTCCTGAACGTGGAGCGGTGTCTTTTCGGGGCGTGGCAGGTACTCGGCCGGGAGAGGAGCCAGTTCCGGGACGTACGTCGAGACGAACGTGCCGTCGGGATCGTTGTCACGCACCTGTTTGATCGGGTTGTAGATGCGCATGAGGTTCGTTCCGACCGTACCGGCCTGTGACTGCCACTGGGTGTAGTTTATCGCCGGATCGGCGTCGATCAGGTGGTAGTGATAGAAGTCCGCGCCGATCTGCCAGGGCTGCTGGAACAGGTCGGCGAAGACGCTCGCACACATCGCTCGCATCCGGAAGTTGAGCCACCCGGTCTCGACGAGACACCGCATGGACGCGTCGACCATGGGAAAGCCGGTGGTCCCCCGCTTCCAGGCAGTCACCAGCTCGGGGTCGTGTGACTCCGCCCGACACCCTCGCATTGCGGGGTTGACCGCCGTCGTCGTCCAGCCGCTCCAGTCTTCCAGTTTCTGGTGGTAGTGTTTGTTCCAGTAGAGCCTGGAGACGAACATCTCGCGGCCGGTACACGGCGGTGCGTTGTCCATCACGTACCGGTAGACTTCCCGTACCGACAGCGATCCGAACCGGAGGTGCGGCGAGAGCCCGCTGGTACCGGTCCGTGCGTCTGTCGGCGCGGAGATGTTGCCGGGATACTGCTCGATGTCTGCGACGAACTGTCGGAGTCGTCTGGCCCCCGCCGCTCGGCCGCCGGGTGGGACCGTCGTCTTCGCCGCGTGTACGTCGTACGTACGCTCGATATCGGCGACGGACACCGTCCCCGGCAGCGAGGCGAACGAAACGTCGGCCGGGTCCCAGGAGTGGGGCGACGACTCGAACCACGCCTCGACGCGGTCGCTCCACCCCGCACGCGGCCACGCCTGGTCTCGAACCAGCCCGTCACTGTCGACGAAGCGCACGTCACAGTGTGCCGCGGCCCGGTCGTCTCGCTGACGCCCGTAGCGTGCGGTCGGGTCGGCCGTCGCGACGATGTCCCAGCCGGCCGCTGCCAGAGCCGAGAGCACCGACAGCGGATCACCGTGGGCGTAGCTGAGCGTTCCCCCGACAGCCTCGTACAGTCGCCGGAGACTCTCGACGGACTCGTGGAGGAGGAGGAGTCTGGCGTCACAGGCGAGTCCGTCGTTACCGTAGAACTGCGGGTCGAAGACGAACAGCGGCAAGACGGTGTCGTACTCCTCGCCCGCGTACGAGAGCGCGCCGTGGTCGGTCGTCCGGAGATTGCGGCGGTGCCAGACGACACAGCCGTCCGTCGTCGTCGGCACGTCGTCGGCGTCGGGTGTCACCGCTGTCGGCCCGTCGCTCATCACCGACTCTCGGTACTGGAGCCGAATGCAACTGACGGTTCCGTAGGTGACAGAGAGCGGGTGCCGACGGAAACGCCGGCACACGGCCACCCCGACCGGCCGTTACAGCGCTCCCGCGAAGGTCAGCAGATCGATGGCGACGATGAAAAGCACCACGAGGATGGCAACGAGGATGATCATCTTGAGAAACCACGGCATCGACTGTTCACCAGTGCCCGTATCGCTCATACCTCACCGTCGGGGAGTCGACTACGTGAATCCTCCGTTGGCCCAGGACAACCGTCAGTCGACGGGGAGACCGAAAGAGACTGGCCCCTCGGGAAATCAGTGCAGCTAGATGCGGGAGTTCGTCTTCACACTGAACTACGCGAAGGGAGCCGATGCCGTGATGGACGTGTTCATCGACGCTCCCGAGATGCACGCGACGACGCTGATCTGTCCGATGACCGACCGCGAGTTCTGGCGGCTGGATCGTCTCAGCGGCGGCCAGGAGTCGGTCGAGCGAGCGGCCGGGCTGCTCACGAGCGACGAGTACGGCGGGTTCTCGATCAGCGACAGGCGCTGTGGCGGCGATCGCCACAGCGAGGTGCTCGCGTCCTCGGGCGGTCAGGCGACGGTGTACACACATATCGTCGACGCGAGCAGCTGTGACTCCGTCTCGCTGGTCGCGAACCGTTATCTGCCGGGTGCGGTCCTCATCGAAGTCACGCGGCGGGGGACAGAGGAGCGCTGGCGCGTCCTGATGCAGACCGAC from Halomicrobium mukohataei DSM 12286 encodes the following:
- a CDS encoding FAD-binding domain-containing protein, with amino-acid sequence MSDGPTAVTPDADDVPTTTDGCVVWHRRNLRTTDHGALSYAGEEYDTVLPLFVFDPQFYGNDGLACDARLLLLHESVESLRRLYEAVGGTLSYAHGDPLSVLSALAAAGWDIVATADPTARYGRQRDDRAAAHCDVRFVDSDGLVRDQAWPRAGWSDRVEAWFESSPHSWDPADVSFASLPGTVSVADIERTYDVHAAKTTVPPGGRAAGARRLRQFVADIEQYPGNISAPTDARTGTSGLSPHLRFGSLSVREVYRYVMDNAPPCTGREMFVSRLYWNKHYHQKLEDWSGWTTTAVNPAMRGCRAESHDPELVTAWKRGTTGFPMVDASMRCLVETGWLNFRMRAMCASVFADLFQQPWQIGADFYHYHLIDADPAINYTQWQSQAGTVGTNLMRIYNPIKQVRDNDPDGTFVSTYVPELAPLPAEYLPRPEKTPLHVQEACGVEIGTDYPYPVVEYEAARQRAIERYERLEPAARQALQEPAVARRASLSSQSRPPDGSDDTSTVTEAGPQQRGLDAYTETDKE
- a CDS encoding helix-turn-helix domain-containing protein: MREFVFTLNYAKGADAVMDVFIDAPEMHATTLICPMTDREFWRLDRLSGGQESVERAAGLLTSDEYGGFSISDRRCGGDRHSEVLASSGGQATVYTHIVDASSCDSVSLVANRYLPGAVLIEVTRRGTEERWRVLMQTDERIGLLYDTIGGKLREGITFRFEHLETVTTPPADPLASLSLRPEQRRVLELAAEMGYYETPRETTLEAVASRLDEPRSTVSYRLRRAEAELVDAFLSST